The Punica granatum isolate Tunisia-2019 chromosome 4, ASM765513v2, whole genome shotgun sequence genome has a window encoding:
- the LOC116205350 gene encoding B-box zinc finger protein 20 isoform X1, which yields MKIQCDVCEKEEATLFCSADEAVLCDGCDRRVHWTNKLASKHNRYSLLHPTFKDSPLCDICQERRALLFCQEDRAILCRECDIPIHRANEHTQKHSRFLLAGVKLSPSTSPAAHYPQPLLPSSSATTSTGLCRQESSSPQGSGFVNPTFEVGSSGGTGAGREEENQMMVSDGGSMSTSSISEYLMETLPGWRVDEFLDCSHHLSHHHAHHHHNNNNNSSSSNGYCKTFDRKLPMPDYDFGSDTSSSSPAPRDIPIPVPQFFAQPHHKCPPQDQTSFFDGVREPENARSTRSSRKRRNGFFNEALFSQGVHTFVL from the exons CACCCTCTTCTGCTCAGCGGACGAGGCCGTGCTGTGCGACGGCTGTGACCGGCGGGTCCACTGGACGAACAAGCTCGCAAGCAAGCACAACCGCTACTCCCTCCTTCACCCCACATTCAAGGACTCCCCTCTCTGCGACATCTGCCAG GAGAGGAGGGCTCTGCTGTTCTGCCAAGAGGACAGAGCAATCCTATGCAGAGAGTGCGATATCCCAATCCACCGAGCCAACGAGCACACCCAGAAGCATAGCCGCTTCCTCCTCGCTGGCGTCAAGCTCTCCCCGTCCACCTCCCCTGCCGCCCACTACCCTCAGCCGCTGCtgccctcctcctccgccaCTACCAGTACCGGCCTCTGCAGGCAGGAAAGCTCCTCGCCCCAGGGGAGCGGCTTCGTTAACCCGACATTCGAGGTGGGCTCCAGCGGTGGCACCGGGGCAGGCCGGGAGGAGGAGAACCAAATGATGGTGAGCGACGGAGGGTCCATGTCGACGAGCAGCATATCAGAGTACTTGATGGAGACGCTCCCTGGGTGGCGCGTGGACGAGTTCCTTGACTGCAGCCACCACCTCAGCCATCATCacgctcatcatcatcataataataacaacaacagtTCGTCCTCCAATGGTTATTGTAAG ACTTTTGATCGCAAGTTGCCTATGCCGGACTATGACTTTGGAAGTGACACGAGCTCGAGTTCCCCCGCCCCGAGAGACATCCCGATACCAGTGCCTCAGTTTTTTGCCCAGCCTCATCACAAATGCCCACCTCAGGACCAGACCTCTTTCTTTGACGGTGTTCGAGAGCCGGAGAACGCAAGGAGTACGAGATCCTCGAGGAAACGCCGCAATGGTTTTTTTAATGAGGCTCTATTTTCTCAAGGAGTCCACACGTTTGTGCTTTAG
- the LOC116205350 gene encoding B-box zinc finger protein 20 isoform X2 produces MKIQCDVCEKEEATLFCSADEAVLCDGCDRRVHWTNKLASKHNRYSLLHPTFKDSPLCDICQERRALLFCQEDRAILCRECDIPIHRANEHTQKHSRFLLAGVKLSPSTSPAAHYPQPLLPSSSATTSTGLCRQESSSPQGSGFVNPTFEVGSSGGTGAGREEENQMMVSDGGSMSTSSISEYLMETLPGWRVDEFLDCSHHLSHHHAHHHHNNNNNSSSSNGYYF; encoded by the exons CACCCTCTTCTGCTCAGCGGACGAGGCCGTGCTGTGCGACGGCTGTGACCGGCGGGTCCACTGGACGAACAAGCTCGCAAGCAAGCACAACCGCTACTCCCTCCTTCACCCCACATTCAAGGACTCCCCTCTCTGCGACATCTGCCAG GAGAGGAGGGCTCTGCTGTTCTGCCAAGAGGACAGAGCAATCCTATGCAGAGAGTGCGATATCCCAATCCACCGAGCCAACGAGCACACCCAGAAGCATAGCCGCTTCCTCCTCGCTGGCGTCAAGCTCTCCCCGTCCACCTCCCCTGCCGCCCACTACCCTCAGCCGCTGCtgccctcctcctccgccaCTACCAGTACCGGCCTCTGCAGGCAGGAAAGCTCCTCGCCCCAGGGGAGCGGCTTCGTTAACCCGACATTCGAGGTGGGCTCCAGCGGTGGCACCGGGGCAGGCCGGGAGGAGGAGAACCAAATGATGGTGAGCGACGGAGGGTCCATGTCGACGAGCAGCATATCAGAGTACTTGATGGAGACGCTCCCTGGGTGGCGCGTGGACGAGTTCCTTGACTGCAGCCACCACCTCAGCCATCATCacgctcatcatcatcataataataacaacaacagtTCGTCCTCCAATGGTTATT ACTTTTGA